A section of the Mangifera indica cultivar Alphonso chromosome 12, CATAS_Mindica_2.1, whole genome shotgun sequence genome encodes:
- the LOC123192360 gene encoding (3S,6E)-nerolidol synthase 1-like isoform X2: protein MAFCFPAVSSVSSYNLNVPGKFSKTGKPNLIVRGSLSNNCEKQSVALDKDTVLKSNLVKQLKHPMGHPSVIEDIHVEHVRKLKAFKHMIGKIGEDSFEGLVIIDAVQRLGIDYHFQNEIQQILRRQYVISTSDSFQHHHCLQEISLRFRLLRQEGFNVPCDVFNRFTNEDGKFNQRVKEDINGLLDLYEASQLCVEGEDVLDEARQFSSKLLNDSLTNLDDYQAEIVRNTLLYPYHRTLARFVAKNFFLRYFQGENRWINVFQDLAKMDFSLVQSLHQSEIVQISKWWKDLALAKKLKFARDQPLKWYIWSMVCFTDANMSWQRIELTKPICFIYIIDDIFDVYGTLDELTIFTEIVKRWDHEAINQLPDYMKICFQILDNVTNEISYKVYKEQGFNPVHSLRKVWSSLCNAFLVEAKWFADGSMPKAEEYLKNGIISSGIHVVLVHVFFLLGQNVTKETVQLIDNNPGIISSTATILRLWDDLGSAEDENQGGKDGSYVYYYMREHQVFDLKAAEKHTMDKISDAWMCLNKECVSSNPFSSSFIRVSLNLARMVPLIYSYDNNQRLLSLEKFIKSFLFENEEPTQGVY, encoded by the exons atGGCTTTCTGTTTCCCTGCTGTTTCTTCTGTTTCCTCCTATAATTTAAATGTCCCTggaaagttttcaaaaacaggCAAGCCAAACCTTATTGTACGTGGCTCCTTGTCAAACAATTGTGAAAAACAAAGCGTTGCCCTTGATAAGGATACTGTGCTCAAATCTAACCTGGTGAAACAATTGAAGCATCCAATGGGACACCCCAGCGTCATT GAAGACATTCATGTTGAACATGTACGAAAATTGAAGGCATTTAAGCATATGATAGGCAAAATAGGAGAAGATAGTTTCGAAGGATTGGTCATTATTGACGCTGTCCAACGCCTTGGCATTGATTACCACTTCCAGAATGAGATTCAACAAATTCTACGAAGGCAGTATGTGATATCTACCAGTGACTCTTTTCAGCATCATCATTGTCTTCAAGAGATTTCTCTTCGCTTTCGACTGTTGAGGCAAGAAGGCTTTAATGTGCCTTGTG ATGTGTTTAACAGATTTACGAACGAGGACGGAAAGTTTAACCAGAGAGTAAAAGAAGACATTAATGGATTGTTGGATCTATATGAAGCATCACAGCTTTGTGTAGAAGGAGAAGATGTGCTTGATGAAGCTAGGCAATTTAGTTCCAAGCTCCTCAATGACTCGCTGACTAATCTTGACGATTACCAAGCTGAGATTGTTAGAAATACGTTGTTGTATCCTTATCACAGAACCTTGGCAAGGTTCGTGGCTAAAAACTTCTTTCTTAGATATTTCCAAGGTGAAAATAGATGGATAAATGTTTTCCAGGATCTGGCGAAAATGGATTTCAGTTTGGTCCAATCCTTACACCAAAGTGAAATTGTTCAAATATCTAA aTGGTGGAAAGACCTTGCTTTAGCTAAGAAGTTGAAGTTTGCAAGAGACCAACCGCTTAAATGGTATATTTGGTCCATGGTCTGCTTTACAGATGCAAACATGTCGTGGCAAAGAATTGAGCTTACAAAACCTATATGCTTTATCTACATTATCGATGATATTTTTGATGTTTATGGAACGCTTGATGAACTCACTATTTTTACAGAAATAGTTAAAAG ATGGGATCATGAGGCTATTAATCAACTGCCAGACTACATGAAGATATGTTTTCAGATTCTTGATAATGTCACTAATGAAATCAGCTACAAGGTGTACAAGGAGCAAGGCTTTAACCCTGTGCACTCACTAAGGAAAGTG TGGTCCAGTTTGTGCAACGCATTTCTAGTTGAAGCAAAATGGTTTGCTGATGGAAGCATGCCTAAGGCCGAAGAATACTTGAAAAATGGGATTATTAGTTCAGGGATACATGTGGTACTCGTGCATGTATTTTTTCTTCTGGGTCAGAACGTAACAAAGGAAACTGTTCAACTTATTGACAACAATCCGGGAATAATATCCTCCACCGCAACCATTCTTCGGCTTTGGGATGATTTGGGCAGTGCCGAG GATGAGAATCAAGGCGGCAAAGATGGATCATATGTTTACTACTATATGAGGGAACACCAAGTCTTTGATTTAAAAGCTGCTGAAAAGCATACTATGGACAAGATTTCAGATGCATGGATGTGCCTAAATAAGGAATGCGTCTCTTCAAACCCGTTTTCATCTTCTTTCATAAGAGTTTCCCTGAATCTAGCAAGAATGGTTCCTTTAATATACAGTTATGATAATAACCAACGCCTTCTAAGCCttgaaaagtttattaaatCCTTTCTCTTTGAAAATGAAGAACCTACTCAAGGAGTTTATTAG
- the LOC123192360 gene encoding (3S,6E)-nerolidol synthase 1-like isoform X1, with translation MAFCFPAVSSVSSYNLNVPGKFSKTGKPNLIVRGSLSNNCEKQSVALDKDTVLKSNLVKQLKHPMGHPSVIEDIHVEHVRKLKAFKHMIGKIGEDSFEGLVIIDAVQRLGIDYHFQNEIQQILRRQYVISTSDSFQHHHCLQEISLRFRLLRQEGFNVPCDVFNRFTNEDGKFNQRVKEDINGLLDLYEASQLCVEGEDVLDEARQFSSKLLNDSLTNLDDYQAEIVRNTLLYPYHRTLARFVAKNFFLRYFQGENRWINVFQDLAKMDFSLVQSLHQSEIVQISKWWKDLALAKKLKFARDQPLKWYIWSMVCFTDANMSWQRIELTKPICFIYIIDDIFDVYGTLDELTIFTEIVKRWDHEAINQLPDYMKICFQILDNVTNEISYKVYKEQGFNPVHSLRKVWSSLCNAFLVEAKWFADGSMPKAEEYLKNGIISSGIHVVLVHVFFLLGQNVTKETVQLIDNNPGIISSTATILRLWDDLGSAEDENQGGKDGSYVYYYMREHQVFDLKAAEKHTMDKISDAWMCLNKECVSSNPFSSSFIRVSLNLARMVPLIYSYDNNQRLLSFEKFIKSFLFENEEPTQGVY, from the exons atGGCTTTCTGTTTCCCTGCTGTTTCTTCTGTTTCCTCCTATAATTTAAATGTCCCTggaaagttttcaaaaacaggCAAGCCAAACCTTATTGTACGTGGCTCCTTGTCAAACAATTGTGAAAAACAAAGCGTTGCCCTTGATAAGGATACTGTGCTCAAATCTAACCTGGTGAAACAATTGAAGCATCCAATGGGACACCCCAGCGTCATT GAAGACATTCATGTTGAACATGTACGAAAATTGAAGGCATTTAAGCATATGATAGGCAAAATAGGAGAAGATAGTTTCGAAGGATTGGTCATTATTGACGCTGTCCAACGCCTTGGCATTGATTACCACTTCCAGAATGAGATTCAACAAATTCTACGAAGGCAGTATGTGATATCTACCAGTGACTCTTTTCAGCATCATCATTGTCTTCAAGAGATTTCTCTTCGCTTTCGACTGTTGAGGCAAGAAGGCTTTAATGTGCCTTGTG ATGTGTTTAACAGATTTACGAACGAGGACGGAAAGTTTAACCAGAGAGTAAAAGAAGACATTAATGGATTGTTGGATCTATATGAAGCATCACAGCTTTGTGTAGAAGGAGAAGATGTGCTTGATGAAGCTAGGCAATTTAGTTCCAAGCTCCTCAATGACTCGCTGACTAATCTTGACGATTACCAAGCTGAGATTGTTAGAAATACGTTGTTGTATCCTTATCACAGAACCTTGGCAAGGTTCGTGGCTAAAAACTTCTTTCTTAGATATTTCCAAGGTGAAAATAGATGGATAAATGTTTTCCAGGATCTGGCGAAAATGGATTTCAGTTTGGTCCAATCCTTACACCAAAGTGAAATTGTTCAAATATCTAA aTGGTGGAAAGACCTTGCTTTAGCTAAGAAGTTGAAGTTTGCAAGAGACCAACCGCTTAAATGGTATATTTGGTCCATGGTCTGCTTTACAGATGCAAACATGTCGTGGCAAAGAATTGAGCTTACAAAACCTATATGCTTTATCTACATTATCGATGATATTTTTGATGTTTATGGAACGCTTGATGAACTCACTATTTTTACAGAAATAGTTAAAAG ATGGGATCATGAGGCTATTAATCAACTGCCAGACTACATGAAGATATGTTTTCAGATTCTTGATAATGTCACTAATGAAATCAGCTACAAGGTGTACAAGGAGCAAGGCTTTAACCCTGTGCACTCACTAAGGAAAGTG TGGTCCAGTTTGTGCAACGCATTTCTAGTTGAAGCAAAATGGTTTGCTGATGGAAGCATGCCTAAGGCCGAAGAATACTTGAAAAATGGGATTATTAGTTCAGGGATACATGTGGTACTCGTGCATGTATTTTTTCTTCTGGGTCAGAACGTAACAAAGGAAACTGTTCAACTTATTGACAACAATCCGGGAATAATATCCTCCACCGCAACCATTCTTCGGCTTTGGGATGATTTGGGCAGTGCCGAG GATGAGAATCAAGGCGGCAAAGATGGATCATATGTTTACTACTATATGAGGGAACACCAAGTCTTTGATTTAAAAGCTGCTGAAAAGCATACTATGGACAAGATTTCAGATGCATGGATGTGCCTAAATAAGGAATGCGTCTCTTCAAACCCGTTTTCATCTTCTTTCATAAGAGTTTCCCTGAATCTAGCAAGAATGGTTCCTTTAATATACAGTTATGATAATAACCAACGCCTTCTAagctttgaaaagtttattaaatCCTTTCTCTTTGAAAATGAAGAACCTACTCAAGGAGTTTATTAG